One Electrophorus electricus isolate fEleEle1 chromosome 13, fEleEle1.pri, whole genome shotgun sequence DNA segment encodes these proteins:
- the cdk1 gene encoding cyclin-dependent kinase 1, translating into MEDYVKIEKIGEGTYGVVYKGKHKSTGQVVALKKIRLESEEEGVPSTAVREISLLKELQHPNVVRLLDVLMQESKLYLVFEFLSMDLKKYLDSIPSGQYMDPVLVKSYLYQILEGILFCHCRRVLHRDLKPQNLLIDNKGVIKLADFGLARAFGVPVRVYTHEVVTLWYRAPEVLLGASRYSTPVDVWSIGTIFAELATKKPLFHGDSEIDQLFRIFRILGTPNNEVWPDVESLPDYKNTFPKWKSGSLSSMVKNLDKNGLDLLGKMLTYDPLKRISARQAMTHPYFDDLDKTTLPASNVKS; encoded by the exons ATGGAAGACTACGTGAAGATAGAAAAAATTGGAGAAG GTACATATGGAGTGGTGTATAAGGGCAAGCACAAGTCCACGGGGCAGGTCGTGGCGCTGAAGAAGATCCGACTggagagtgaggaggagggagTACCCAGCACTGCTGTGCGAGAGATCTCCCTGCTCAAAGAGCTTCAGCACCCCAACGTTGTccg CCTACTAGATGTGCTCATGCAGGAGTCCAAGCTGTACCTAGTGTTTGAGTTTCTGTCAATGGATCTGAAGAAGTACCTGGACTCCATTCCTTCAGGCCAGTACATGGACCCTGTGCTTGTCAAG AGTTACCTGTATCAGATCCTGGAAGGGATTCTGTTCTGTCACTGTCGTCGGGTTCTGCACCGGGATCTCAAGCCGCAGAACCTGCTGATTGACAATAAAGGTGTGATCAAGCTGGCGGATTTTGGCCTTGCGCGGGCTTTTGGGGTGCCTGTCCGAGTCTACACACACGAG GTGGTGACACTGTGGTACAGAGCCCCGGAGGTTCTGCTCGGGGCATCTCGTTACTCCACTCCTGTAGATGTTTGGAGCATTGGCACTATTTTTGCTGAACTCGCCACCAAGAAGCCGCTGTTTCACGGAGACTCTGAGATTGACCAGCTCTTCCGTATATTCAG GATTCTGGGTACTCCAAATAACGAGGTGTGGCCGGACGTGGAGTCCCTGCCAGACTACAAGAATACGTTCCCCAAATGGAAGTCGGGCAGTCTGAGCAGTATGGTGAAAAACCTAGACAAGAATGGCCTGGACCTGCTTGGG AAAATGCTGACCTACGACCCTCTGAAGCGGATCTCGGCCCGGCAGGCTATGACCCACCCCTACTTTGACGATTTGGATAAAACCACTCTGCCTGCCAGCAACGTCAAGAGTTAG